AATATCTATTGAATTAATTTATTTTGTAAGAATAGGAATGAGTTTTTGTGACGCTATTTTTGATTCTTCGTATGGCGCTTCACTTCCAAATATAGTTAATAAAAATCAATTAAAACAAGCTAACTCAGCTATGCAAACCGGCATTGCTGCTAGCACAATAATAGGACCAGCAATAGCTGGAATTCTTCTTATAAAACTAGGTGCATCGTTACTACTTTTAATTGATTGTGCTACATATTTACTTTCAATTATTTCTCTAATGATGATAAAGAAAGATTTTTCCCCTAAAAAATCTCAGAAAAAAAATCTTATGTCTAAAGATATTGCAGAAGGAATATTATATGTGTGGAAGCAGCCAACTGTTAGAACCTTAACAATTTTGGCGTTTTTCTCTAATATTTCAAATGCAGCAATATCAATTGTTTTACTTTACAGACTTAAAGTAGAATTAAATATTTCACCAGAATTGATCGGGATTGTTTTATCAGGTATAAGTGTTGGGGCATTAAGTGCCTCTTTACTTTCTACAGCTTTAGGAAAAAAATTCAACATGAAAAAAATTATGTATTTTTCGTTATTCGTACAAATTATTCCGCCTTTTTTAATAATTTTAACCAAAAATCCATTTGTCATGGCTTCTGCAACTGTATTAATGGGGAGCGCAGGAGTACTTTGGAATATCTATGCTGAATCGCTAAGGCAATCAATTATTCCTAATGAAATGTTAGGAAGAGCTGGTGCTAGTATAAAAATGGTATCATCAGCAAGTATTCCAATGGGATCGTCTGCCGGGGGGGCACTTGGAGAATTATTTGGTACTTTAGTTGTATTTGTTCTATCAGGCTCTATACGTTTTTTCAATTTATTATTAGCAGTCAAAATGAATATTGAAGACATAGAAAATGCCGAAACACCAAATAAGGTTAATATAGAGAAAGATTTCAAAGCAACTCCCACTTTAGAAGGTCGATCTAATAATTTGAAATAGATGAAAAATTAATTGAAAAAATCTTAAAAAGTTTAACTATAGAAAATCTATTCTTTTAGTAAGGCATGAATTCTTTATTCTATTGGATTTATGTCTTTTAATTTTTCTTTAACCTAATGTAATTGAATCAAAATTTTAGTCAGCGGGTTTCCTTGTAAATTTTTCTCATTGGCTAGTCAATATTATAC
The nucleotide sequence above comes from Psychrobacillus glaciei. Encoded proteins:
- a CDS encoding MFS transporter; translation: MSSIWKNKDFTLLISGQTVSTFGSGISSFAIPWLILEITGSALQMGFVIAAGLIPYLLLSLPAGVWADRYNRKHLMMLSNLGKLLLLLLIPLSTLFLKGISIELIYFVRIGMSFCDAIFDSSYGASLPNIVNKNQLKQANSAMQTGIAASTIIGPAIAGILLIKLGASLLLLIDCATYLLSIISLMMIKKDFSPKKSQKKNLMSKDIAEGILYVWKQPTVRTLTILAFFSNISNAAISIVLLYRLKVELNISPELIGIVLSGISVGALSASLLSTALGKKFNMKKIMYFSLFVQIIPPFLIILTKNPFVMASATVLMGSAGVLWNIYAESLRQSIIPNEMLGRAGASIKMVSSASIPMGSSAGGALGELFGTLVVFVLSGSIRFFNLLLAVKMNIEDIENAETPNKVNIEKDFKATPTLEGRSNNLK